One window from the genome of Jeotgalibaca sp. MA1X17-3 encodes:
- the eis gene encoding enhanced intracellular survival protein Eis translates to MNAMIHYQRIPAADREQAAILKDYCFKRKWDSLESYTFHYWFKKSIALGAYDEERLVSQYLVIPFQMNIFGTTYEMGGVASVCTYPEYREKGITKQLLLQSLEEMRNNKQSISILSPFAISFYRHFGWELFFENTRYQISPNGLSVRNKVDGNVVRFNYKSSDEELFMEKVRTFHKQEVAKRHGNQYRDKMWWERIKERNPEANYAVSLDEKEQIDGYVRYEIQEQEFQINDLFAANDVAERKIWQFIQAHGSQVTTIIGESPATDSFGYLFTNPEITREIFFDKMVRIVDVEAFLKQYPFQTIKEPLYVKIADKQAEWNQAIFKIEAQNQVEKVSQEEADQLLEMEIGPFSAMMIGYHPLKWYCRNGRACAEETVISNWEQAIPRVYPTHHDGF, encoded by the coding sequence ATGAATGCAATGATTCACTACCAACGAATACCAGCTGCTGACAGGGAACAAGCTGCTATATTAAAAGATTATTGTTTTAAAAGGAAGTGGGATAGTTTAGAATCATATACCTTTCACTATTGGTTTAAGAAAAGTATTGCTCTAGGCGCGTATGACGAAGAAAGGCTAGTTAGCCAGTATTTAGTTATTCCTTTTCAAATGAATATATTTGGAACTACATATGAGATGGGTGGAGTAGCTAGTGTTTGTACGTATCCTGAATATCGAGAAAAAGGAATTACCAAACAGTTACTCTTACAATCATTAGAAGAAATGCGAAATAATAAACAGAGTATTTCTATTTTAAGCCCGTTCGCCATTTCTTTTTACCGTCATTTTGGATGGGAGTTATTTTTTGAAAATACTCGCTATCAGATTTCCCCAAATGGATTATCGGTACGAAATAAGGTAGATGGGAATGTTGTTCGTTTTAACTATAAGTCTTCAGATGAGGAACTATTTATGGAGAAAGTTCGTACTTTTCATAAACAAGAAGTAGCGAAACGACATGGAAATCAATACCGGGACAAAATGTGGTGGGAAAGAATAAAAGAACGAAATCCCGAAGCGAATTATGCGGTCAGTTTAGATGAGAAAGAGCAAATAGATGGGTATGTACGTTATGAAATCCAAGAACAAGAATTTCAGATTAATGATCTTTTTGCTGCGAATGATGTTGCTGAGAGAAAAATATGGCAATTTATCCAAGCCCATGGGTCACAAGTTACGACTATTATTGGAGAGTCTCCTGCTACAGACTCTTTTGGATATCTCTTTACGAATCCAGAAATAACTCGAGAAATCTTCTTTGATAAAATGGTGCGAATTGTAGATGTGGAAGCTTTTCTTAAACAATATCCGTTTCAAACGATTAAAGAGCCACTTTATGTAAAAATAGCAGACAAACAAGCAGAATGGAATCAGGCTATTTTTAAAATTGAAGCACAGAATCAAGTTGAAAAAGTAAGTCAAGAAGAAGCGGATCAGCTCCTTGAAATGGAAATAGGACCTTTTTCTGCAATGATGATAGGCTATCATCCATTAAAATGGTATTGTAGAAATGGTAGGGCATGTGCGGAGGAAACAGTGATTTCTAATTGGGAACAAGCTATTCCACGTGTATATCCTACTCACCATGACGGATTTTAA
- a CDS encoding (deoxy)nucleoside triphosphate pyrophosphohydrolase: MKKEIHVVGAVIESNNKILCAQRGPDKTLAHLWEFPGGKVEIGESEKEALEREIREELLCKIKVNKKITTTRYEYDFGFVTLTTFQCSLIEGTPVLTEHVEVKWLSREKLETLEWAPADIPTIHILKGE, encoded by the coding sequence ATGAAAAAAGAAATCCATGTAGTAGGAGCAGTTATTGAATCAAATAATAAAATTTTATGTGCCCAGAGAGGTCCTGATAAAACGTTAGCTCATTTATGGGAATTTCCCGGAGGTAAAGTTGAGATAGGAGAATCAGAAAAAGAAGCTCTAGAAAGAGAAATCCGTGAAGAACTCCTTTGCAAAATAAAAGTAAATAAAAAAATTACGACTACTCGTTATGAATATGATTTTGGATTTGTAACTCTTACCACCTTTCAATGTAGTCTAATAGAAGGTACTCCCGTATTAACAGAACACGTAGAAGTAAAGTGGTTATCAAGAGAAAAGTTAGAAACATTAGAATGGGCTCCAGCTGATATTCCCACGATTCATATTTTAAAAGGAGAATAA
- a CDS encoding L-lactate permease, producing the protein MEVPLNGYYWIMSVMPIILLMVLMGKLNWGAAKAAPVTLLFGLVISVVTFKADFSVLSVELLKALWSSLSIVLVIFTALLLYEVSKEAATFKTLYRLVHQVAPNELIRILLIGVCFASFLQGFTGFGVPVLVTAPLLLQMGLAPYWAVIVPLLGHSWGGTYGTFALAWKTMLDQLNVQDASFSASAAGYAALFLGLFLVVSQIYIVFSYGKWKAIKKGTPALLVLALTLGGGQLILAEPYPELAAFLPSALSIVALVLLSKTPLYNQEWAIQNSKIKKDSQMGGLLQEERKKEKEKKSHIFQAFLPYILVILFSLPVIMFPPLNDWMSPFTFGPGFKETKTALGFTNPSISQYSPLSIFKHASFFLFLSSFLSFLYYKRTDAFIGKKYFTRKMSRAAQKSLFPATAIMSLIGIARVMTGTGQTIILAEGMANVLKGSYVYIAPLVGMIGSFLTGGNMSSNILFGNFQYYTAEIIGLNPASVMGAQTAAGALGMLIAPSVIVVATATIGLSGKEGKIIMKLVPFVLIMALMMGVLLAFLN; encoded by the coding sequence ATGGAAGTTCCACTAAATGGATACTACTGGATCATGTCTGTGATGCCTATTATTCTCTTAATGGTATTGATGGGGAAACTCAATTGGGGAGCTGCAAAAGCAGCGCCTGTAACACTTCTTTTCGGCTTAGTAATCAGTGTCGTAACGTTTAAAGCAGATTTTTCAGTTCTTTCTGTGGAGTTATTAAAAGCACTTTGGAGCTCTCTCAGTATTGTCTTAGTAATTTTCACTGCTCTTTTACTATATGAAGTTAGTAAAGAGGCGGCCACTTTCAAGACTCTATATCGATTAGTTCACCAAGTTGCTCCAAATGAACTGATTCGTATTCTTTTAATTGGAGTTTGTTTTGCTAGTTTTCTACAAGGTTTTACAGGATTTGGGGTACCCGTCTTAGTAACTGCACCTTTGCTATTACAAATGGGGTTAGCTCCTTATTGGGCGGTAATCGTTCCCTTATTAGGCCATTCCTGGGGTGGAACGTATGGTACTTTTGCATTAGCATGGAAGACCATGTTAGATCAACTAAATGTTCAAGATGCTTCATTTTCAGCATCAGCAGCAGGCTATGCTGCATTATTTTTAGGATTGTTTTTAGTTGTATCACAGATTTATATTGTCTTTTCTTATGGGAAATGGAAGGCAATCAAAAAAGGAACGCCAGCTTTACTAGTTTTAGCACTTACACTAGGAGGTGGTCAGTTAATACTAGCAGAGCCTTATCCAGAATTGGCTGCTTTCTTACCGAGTGCGTTGTCAATCGTAGCTCTCGTTTTATTATCGAAAACCCCACTATATAATCAAGAATGGGCGATTCAGAATAGTAAAATTAAAAAAGATTCTCAAATGGGGGGGCTTCTGCAAGAAGAAAGAAAAAAAGAGAAGGAAAAGAAAAGTCATATTTTCCAAGCTTTTTTACCATATATCCTGGTTATTCTTTTTTCTCTGCCAGTAATTATGTTTCCACCATTAAATGATTGGATGAGTCCATTCACTTTTGGACCTGGATTTAAAGAAACGAAAACAGCTTTGGGTTTTACTAATCCATCTATTTCCCAGTATTCCCCTCTAAGTATCTTCAAACATGCTAGTTTTTTTCTGTTCTTATCTTCGTTCCTTTCCTTTTTGTATTATAAAAGGACTGATGCTTTTATAGGGAAGAAATACTTTACTAGAAAAATGAGTCGAGCGGCTCAGAAAAGTTTATTTCCAGCAACGGCTATTATGTCACTGATAGGGATTGCTCGAGTAATGACTGGAACAGGTCAAACGATTATCTTAGCAGAAGGTATGGCTAATGTACTGAAAGGTTCTTATGTTTACATCGCGCCGTTAGTAGGGATGATTGGATCGTTCCTTACAGGTGGGAATATGTCATCGAATATTCTATTTGGAAACTTTCAATATTACACAGCTGAAATTATTGGCTTGAATCCAGCTTCAGTAATGGGAGCACAGACAGCTGCTGGGGCGTTAGGAATGCTGATCGCTCCTAGTGTGATCGTAGTAGCAACAGCAACGATAGGATTATCAGGTAAAGAAGGAAAAATCATCATGAAGCTAGTACCTTTTGTACTCATCATGGCACTTATGATGGGTGTTTTACTTGCGTTTCTGAATTAA
- a CDS encoding S9 family peptidase — MQKEKISMDSLFELKSLGQPVAWKNQIFYIETTPNKEDNSYQSAIYSIDRTTKERRKWGDAGTKQSSLEISPNGKWLSYLGNNNKEKKMQIMIMPLDGGSAFALTSEKDGVSNYFWNHSSSSIYFQTSIPAETEENESAQDKLGTEKKLPDTTEISKLTYKLDGMGVLPQDRLHQIKKVNIASKEVNLVLEEDRSLHLNYVAKDESYLLIQDELDADDEWNYGGTVFYYDLASKEKHSLTDSVPKGSFSYASMSENENYLLLVGNDFKYAFVTLNKVYGYDMHTHTLTCLTEDLDVEVSDTIVADFQQGVSGVDISWLNEKEFLFPATVEGKIHLYKGNLEGKTTVLFNERMHITDGFLLKESEELVVTYSSPTISSELGILNLKTEEIETVYIPNKSFFKNHTTVKPEMFWCKGADQWDIQGWYVPPVEKKENHPAILYIHGGPQVCYGESFFHEMQALAAEGYGVILLNPRGGNSYGQDFVSAILGDYGNKDYEDLMLATTYVLNDHPEIDQNQLYVMGGSYGGFMTNWIVGHTNRFRAAISQRSISNWISFYGTSDVGAFFVEFQLQRDLSDMEGLWKMSPLAYAKDVETPILMMHSDQDLRCPMEQAEQFYVAMKKHGVESKLITFPQSSHGLSRNGLPNLRMKRFAAILEWLANH; from the coding sequence ATGCAAAAAGAAAAAATATCGATGGACAGCTTGTTCGAACTGAAAAGTCTAGGACAACCGGTTGCATGGAAGAATCAAATATTTTATATAGAAACTACACCAAATAAAGAAGACAATAGCTATCAATCGGCTATCTATAGCATCGATCGAACGACGAAAGAACGACGGAAATGGGGAGATGCTGGAACTAAGCAATCTTCTTTAGAAATCTCACCAAACGGGAAATGGCTTTCTTATTTAGGAAATAATAATAAAGAGAAGAAAATGCAAATCATGATCATGCCACTGGATGGTGGGAGTGCATTTGCATTAACGTCTGAAAAAGATGGAGTCTCCAACTATTTTTGGAATCATAGCTCCAGTAGTATTTATTTTCAGACTAGTATTCCTGCTGAAACAGAAGAAAATGAATCTGCTCAAGATAAGTTGGGAACTGAAAAGAAACTTCCAGATACTACCGAAATCAGTAAACTAACTTATAAATTAGATGGGATGGGTGTTCTACCACAAGATCGCTTGCATCAAATTAAGAAAGTAAACATTGCTTCTAAAGAAGTGAATTTAGTTTTGGAAGAAGATCGTTCTTTACATTTAAATTATGTTGCCAAAGATGAAAGTTATCTATTAATTCAAGATGAGTTGGATGCGGATGACGAATGGAATTACGGAGGAACTGTTTTTTATTATGACTTGGCATCCAAAGAAAAGCATTCTTTAACTGACTCTGTTCCAAAAGGAAGTTTTAGTTATGCTTCTATGTCTGAAAATGAAAACTATCTTCTATTAGTAGGAAACGATTTTAAATACGCCTTTGTTACGCTTAATAAAGTATATGGATATGATATGCACACACATACCCTTACTTGTTTAACAGAAGATTTAGATGTCGAAGTAAGTGATACGATTGTTGCGGACTTCCAACAAGGTGTCTCTGGAGTAGATATATCTTGGTTAAATGAAAAAGAGTTTCTTTTTCCAGCTACAGTAGAAGGGAAAATTCATTTATACAAAGGAAACCTGGAAGGAAAAACGACTGTACTATTTAATGAACGGATGCACATAACCGATGGATTCTTGCTTAAAGAATCTGAAGAATTAGTTGTAACCTACTCTTCTCCTACAATCTCGAGTGAATTAGGTATTTTGAATCTAAAAACAGAAGAAATTGAAACAGTATATATTCCAAATAAATCCTTTTTCAAAAATCACACTACTGTAAAGCCAGAAATGTTTTGGTGTAAGGGAGCCGATCAATGGGATATTCAAGGTTGGTACGTCCCTCCTGTAGAGAAAAAAGAAAATCATCCTGCTATTCTATACATACATGGTGGTCCACAAGTTTGTTATGGCGAGTCTTTCTTCCATGAAATGCAAGCACTAGCAGCAGAGGGCTATGGTGTCATTCTCTTAAACCCTCGTGGTGGAAATAGTTATGGTCAAGATTTTGTTTCGGCTATTTTAGGTGATTATGGAAATAAAGATTACGAAGATTTGATGTTAGCTACTACCTATGTGTTAAATGACCATCCAGAAATCGATCAAAATCAGCTTTATGTGATGGGCGGAAGCTATGGTGGATTCATGACCAATTGGATTGTTGGCCATACCAATCGTTTCCGTGCCGCTATTTCTCAACGTTCTATTTCCAATTGGATTAGTTTTTATGGAACGAGTGATGTCGGAGCTTTCTTTGTTGAATTCCAACTTCAACGAGACTTATCTGATATGGAAGGATTATGGAAAATGTCTCCCCTCGCCTATGCTAAAGATGTGGAAACACCTATTTTGATGATGCATAGCGACCAAGACTTGCGTTGCCCGATGGAACAAGCGGAACAATTTTATGTGGCAATGAAAAAACATGGGGTAGAATCAAAATTGATTACCTTCCCTCAATCTAGCCATGGTTTATCTCGAAACGGATTACCTAATTTACGTATGAAACGCTTTGCCGCGATTTTAGAATGGCTAGCTAATCACTAA
- a CDS encoding DUF3427 domain-containing protein, which translates to MYSLINNTSQKNLLDELKQSLGECKSFYFNVAFISFSGIQLLLESFQKADQDGVKGRIITGTYLNFTDPKAVRNLKKISGIDIRIFLATEQQGFHPKAYIFEYEDYYKIIIGSSNLTNYALKSNIEWNLQVIAKEDIEDENFLSYIMDSFEQIWDNSSEVTEHLLSEYEKFLDNRNHDGMVREPQSVFHFPFEPRLKPNSMQIKAVGGLSLLRNSGETRALAVAATGTGKTYLAAFDVKKVKPKKMLFLAHREMILENAKESFGKVVDIPSSKMGILSGNQRSYEADYLFATIQSMSRHYEKFEPDEFEYIIVDEAHHATSPTYQKVLDYFNPTFLLGMTATPERSDDGNVFDLFNNNLAIDIRLREALQEGLLVPFHYYGITDRSGVDLSDSKLKPHEIAEKLNVTRRVDFIIEQMNFYDFDGRKRKALGFCITKKHAEFMAEEFTKRGIPSTFLTGESSEKERERQIKLLESDTDRLNVIFTVDIFNEGIDIPTVNTVLMLRPTESPIVFTQQLGRGLRKAKKKEFLTVLDFIGNYSKSFLIAIALNGSRTVTKKTITHDVRTGFRNIPGPSNIQMDEIAKEQILRQLEHENFYSLKYLKEDYLSFKNTLGGKIPFHLQDYLTLEGAPDPVLFFSKSVSANRSNNYLEFLGRMEKDNERIKSIVENKKFIEGYSLLSELVPLKRPHEFAILELALKRKSFQLTDALKQVEQYCEGDQKDAILHSLETFQLQYADVTEKENIQFIREENGTYYFHPTYLQVLEDHEFKTFLEDLFHYGLLRYQIEFGRENYGYPFLKLYAEYTQREVGLVTNYRNTHSSFRGSTLIDKKPGEHFFLFVDLHKEQEIDERINYKDKFISRKQFQWESPNATKSTTPRGKDLTCNKERGKVIHLFVRKYKEVNRVTQRYTYIGTADAISFQNEKPIEIQYQLHEKMPLIMYEEFEPDKITF; encoded by the coding sequence TTGTATTCGTTGATAAATAATACAAGTCAGAAAAATTTATTAGATGAATTAAAGCAATCGTTAGGAGAATGTAAAAGCTTTTATTTTAATGTAGCATTTATAAGTTTTTCGGGTATTCAACTACTATTAGAAAGTTTTCAAAAAGCAGATCAAGATGGGGTTAAAGGTCGAATCATTACAGGAACGTATTTAAATTTTACCGATCCAAAGGCAGTTCGAAATCTGAAAAAAATCTCTGGTATTGATATCAGAATCTTTCTGGCAACGGAACAGCAAGGATTCCATCCGAAAGCGTATATTTTTGAATATGAAGACTATTATAAAATAATCATTGGTTCCTCGAATTTAACAAACTATGCATTGAAAAGTAATATTGAATGGAATTTACAAGTAATTGCTAAAGAAGATATTGAAGATGAAAATTTTCTTTCATATATCATGGATAGTTTTGAACAAATTTGGGACAATAGTTCCGAAGTGACAGAACATTTACTAAGTGAATATGAAAAATTCTTAGATAATCGTAATCATGATGGAATGGTAAGAGAACCACAGAGTGTTTTTCATTTCCCGTTTGAGCCTCGTTTAAAACCAAATAGTATGCAGATAAAAGCAGTGGGTGGACTATCGTTACTAAGGAATTCAGGAGAAACACGAGCATTGGCAGTAGCAGCAACAGGAACAGGAAAGACGTACCTAGCAGCTTTTGATGTAAAAAAAGTAAAGCCTAAGAAAATGCTTTTTCTCGCCCATCGAGAAATGATATTAGAAAATGCAAAAGAGTCTTTTGGTAAAGTAGTAGATATTCCCTCTAGCAAAATGGGTATTTTAAGTGGAAATCAAAGGAGTTATGAAGCTGATTATCTTTTTGCAACGATTCAATCGATGTCACGTCACTACGAAAAGTTTGAACCAGATGAATTCGAATATATTATTGTCGATGAAGCACACCACGCAACCAGTCCGACTTATCAAAAGGTACTTGATTATTTTAATCCTACTTTTCTTTTAGGGATGACGGCTACACCTGAACGTTCTGATGATGGGAATGTCTTTGATTTATTTAATAATAATTTAGCGATTGATATTCGGCTACGAGAAGCGCTCCAAGAAGGACTGCTTGTACCGTTCCATTATTATGGAATCACTGATCGATCCGGCGTAGATCTTAGTGACTCTAAATTAAAACCTCATGAAATAGCTGAAAAATTAAATGTTACAAGAAGAGTAGACTTTATTATAGAGCAGATGAATTTTTATGATTTTGATGGTAGAAAAAGAAAAGCATTGGGATTTTGCATTACAAAGAAACATGCAGAATTTATGGCTGAAGAATTTACGAAAAGAGGAATTCCTAGCACGTTTTTAACAGGTGAATCATCTGAAAAAGAACGAGAACGACAAATTAAACTGTTAGAGAGTGATACCGATCGTTTAAATGTCATTTTTACAGTAGATATATTTAATGAAGGGATTGACATTCCCACTGTGAATACCGTTTTGATGTTACGTCCGACAGAGTCTCCAATTGTCTTTACTCAACAATTAGGTCGAGGACTGAGAAAAGCAAAAAAGAAAGAATTTTTAACTGTTTTAGATTTTATTGGTAATTATAGTAAATCCTTTTTAATTGCTATTGCCCTAAATGGATCTCGGACCGTAACCAAAAAGACCATTACTCATGATGTAAGAACAGGGTTTCGGAATATCCCAGGACCATCCAATATTCAAATGGATGAAATTGCAAAAGAACAAATCTTACGTCAATTGGAACATGAAAACTTTTATTCTCTGAAATATTTAAAAGAGGACTATCTTTCTTTCAAAAATACGTTAGGAGGAAAAATTCCTTTTCACTTACAGGATTATCTAACTTTAGAAGGAGCTCCTGACCCTGTTCTTTTTTTTAGTAAATCAGTTAGTGCAAATAGATCCAATAATTATTTAGAGTTTCTTGGTCGGATGGAAAAGGATAATGAACGTATAAAAAGCATAGTAGAAAATAAAAAATTTATAGAGGGTTATTCTTTATTATCTGAGTTAGTCCCTTTAAAACGTCCTCATGAGTTCGCTATTTTAGAATTAGCTTTGAAAAGAAAATCCTTTCAATTAACGGATGCTTTAAAGCAAGTTGAACAGTATTGTGAAGGCGATCAAAAAGACGCGATTCTTCACTCTTTAGAAACCTTTCAATTACAATATGCTGATGTAACTGAAAAAGAAAACATTCAATTTATTCGAGAAGAAAATGGTACCTACTATTTTCATCCAACTTATCTTCAGGTACTTGAAGATCATGAATTTAAAACGTTTCTAGAAGACCTATTTCATTATGGATTATTACGGTATCAAATCGAATTTGGTAGAGAAAATTATGGTTATCCATTCTTGAAATTATATGCGGAATATACACAAAGAGAAGTTGGTTTAGTAACTAATTATAGGAATACTCATTCTTCTTTTCGAGGAAGTACCTTAATAGATAAAAAGCCAGGAGAGCACTTCTTTCTTTTTGTAGATTTACATAAAGAGCAAGAAATTGATGAACGAATTAATTATAAAGATAAATTTATTTCACGAAAGCAATTTCAATGGGAAAGTCCGAATGCTACGAAGTCAACAACGCCTAGAGGAAAAGATCTTACTTGTAATAAAGAAAGAGGGAAAGTGATCCATCTCTTTGTAAGAAAATATAAAGAGGTAAATAGAGTTACTCAACGGTATACTTATATTGGAACTGCTGATGCAATTAGTTTTCAAAATGAAAAACCTATTGAAATTCAATATCAATTACATGAAAAGATGCCTCTAATTATGTATGAAGAATTCGAACCAGATAAAATTACTTTTTAA